In one window of Methanosarcina vacuolata Z-761 DNA:
- a CDS encoding polysaccharide deacetylase family protein codes for MIEELKQNEELWDLFSKKEEYNLTFTDQYDRFPYYLSSQRNIFDPSVSRFLVENGLHPEYPDGKKFAVCLTHDIDVIYPEKIYTIIGTAKAFAKGNLTDAIKTPFCRICKKFNPCWNFREIMELEAKYNAKSSFYFLALRPGEKDFNYEIEDLEAELKYISTHGWEVGLHGGHESYRSLEDIKEKKQRLEKVLGKEIIGYRNHYLRFKVPDTWELLSKANFKYDTTFGYSDCAGFRNGMCHPFRPYNINTGKQIDIIELPLIVMDRTLLKSYMRFDVKTAWELTKSLVDKVEQYNGVITILWHNNTSIDGEGLKYYEKFLKYVSGKKAWLASGEEIYNWWSTNIEPRY; via the coding sequence ATGATCGAGGAACTGAAACAAAATGAGGAACTCTGGGATCTATTTAGCAAAAAAGAAGAATACAATTTGACCTTTACTGACCAGTACGATAGGTTTCCGTACTATTTAAGCAGCCAGAGGAATATTTTTGATCCCAGTGTTTCCAGGTTTCTGGTAGAAAACGGGTTACACCCTGAGTATCCAGACGGAAAAAAATTCGCAGTCTGCCTTACTCATGATATTGATGTGATATATCCGGAAAAGATCTACACGATCATTGGAACTGCCAAAGCTTTTGCTAAAGGAAATTTAACAGATGCTATAAAGACGCCTTTTTGTAGAATTTGCAAAAAGTTTAACCCTTGCTGGAACTTTAGAGAAATAATGGAGCTGGAGGCAAAATATAATGCAAAATCCAGCTTTTATTTTCTGGCCTTGAGGCCTGGAGAGAAAGATTTCAATTATGAAATTGAGGATCTCGAAGCTGAATTGAAGTATATATCCACTCATGGTTGGGAAGTAGGGTTGCATGGAGGGCATGAGTCTTACAGAAGCTTGGAAGATATAAAGGAAAAAAAGCAGAGACTTGAAAAAGTATTGGGTAAGGAAATTATAGGGTACAGGAATCATTATTTAAGGTTTAAAGTACCGGACACATGGGAATTATTAAGCAAAGCAAACTTTAAGTATGACACAACATTTGGGTATTCGGATTGTGCAGGCTTTAGAAATGGTATGTGTCATCCTTTCAGGCCATATAATATAAACACTGGAAAACAAATAGATATCATTGAGCTTCCTCTCATAGTTATGGACCGGACGTTATTAAAAAGTTACATGCGGTTTGACGTTAAAACGGCCTGGGAACTCACAAAAAGCCTTGTTGATAAAGTTGAACAGTACAATGGTGTAATCACAATTCTATGGCACAACAATACATCCATTGATGGAGAAGGCCTTAAATACTACGAAAAATTCCTCAAATATGTTTCCGGCAAAAAAGCCTGGCTTGCAAGTGGAGAGGAAATATATAACTGGTGGTCTACCAATATTGAACCACGATATTGA
- a CDS encoding nucleotide sugar dehydrogenase, which translates to MSKLEKLFQERGPIKKIGVLGMGYVGIPSAVLFADAPCFNKVLGFQRNSKSSSYKIGMLNRGESPLKGEEPGLEDLINKVVKAGKFECTPDFSRISELDAVTLAIQTPFANPKDLEPDFSALIEGIRNVGKYLRPGMLVVLESTITPGTTEGMAKKILEEESGLKAGEDFALAHAPERVMVGRLLKNIREHDRIVGGINEASTRRAIELYSPVLTVGKVIPMSATAAEVTKTAENTFRDLQIAAINQLALYCEAMGINVYDVRTGVDSLKGEGITRAILWPGAGVGGHCLTKDTYHLERGVKIGNGQLDYPEGADSIYVLARKVNDFMPAHMYNLTVAALKRIGKEMKGSKIAILGWAFIRDSDDARNTPSEPYRELCLKAGAIVTVHDPYVVNYPGIEISDNLENVIRDADAVVILAGHSAYSDIKADWVKKITDKENPVIVDGRNVIEPDEFISKGFVYKGIGRGDKNEHLLM; encoded by the coding sequence ATGAGTAAATTAGAAAAACTTTTCCAGGAAAGAGGCCCGATAAAAAAAATTGGAGTACTTGGAATGGGCTATGTAGGTATTCCTTCAGCGGTTCTTTTCGCAGATGCTCCATGTTTCAATAAAGTTCTTGGCTTCCAGCGCAATTCAAAAAGTTCAAGTTACAAGATTGGTATGCTCAACCGTGGAGAAAGTCCTCTTAAAGGAGAGGAGCCTGGTCTGGAAGACCTTATTAACAAAGTTGTAAAAGCCGGCAAATTTGAATGCACCCCAGACTTCTCAAGGATATCAGAACTTGATGCTGTAACGCTTGCAATCCAAACTCCTTTTGCAAATCCTAAAGATTTGGAACCTGACTTTTCCGCACTTATTGAAGGTATAAGAAACGTAGGAAAATACCTGAGGCCAGGAATGCTCGTAGTTCTTGAGTCCACAATTACCCCTGGTACAACCGAAGGTATGGCAAAAAAGATTCTTGAGGAAGAATCAGGCCTAAAAGCCGGAGAAGACTTTGCTCTTGCCCATGCACCTGAAAGAGTAATGGTAGGCAGGCTTTTAAAAAATATCAGGGAACATGATAGAATTGTAGGCGGGATAAACGAAGCAAGTACCAGGAGGGCTATCGAGCTCTATTCTCCTGTATTGACTGTGGGAAAAGTAATTCCTATGAGTGCAACTGCAGCCGAGGTAACGAAAACTGCAGAAAATACTTTCCGCGACCTCCAGATTGCAGCAATCAACCAGCTTGCCCTTTACTGTGAAGCTATGGGAATAAACGTGTACGATGTAAGGACTGGAGTAGACAGTCTAAAAGGAGAAGGCATTACAAGAGCTATACTCTGGCCAGGAGCAGGTGTTGGAGGCCACTGCCTTACAAAAGATACATACCACCTGGAGAGAGGAGTTAAGATAGGTAATGGACAGCTTGACTATCCGGAAGGTGCAGATTCAATCTACGTGCTCGCAAGAAAAGTCAATGATTTCATGCCTGCCCATATGTACAACCTGACTGTTGCAGCTCTTAAAAGGATTGGAAAGGAAATGAAAGGCTCAAAGATTGCAATTCTCGGCTGGGCTTTCATCCGGGACTCGGATGATGCAAGGAACACGCCTTCAGAACCTTACAGGGAACTCTGCCTGAAGGCAGGTGCAATAGTTACTGTGCATGATCCTTATGTTGTGAACTATCCAGGAATTGAGATTTCAGATAATCTTGAAAATGTTATCAGAGACGCGGATGCTGTGGTCATTCTTGCAGGGCACAGTGCATACTCTGATATAAAGGCTGATTGGGTAAAGAAAATTACAGACAAAGAAAACCCAGTTATTGTAGATGGAAGAAATGTAATTGAACCGGACGAATTTATTAGTAAGGGATTTGTCTATAAGGGAATAGGGAGAGGCGATAAAAACGAACATTTATTAATGTAA
- a CDS encoding CPBP family intramembrane glutamic endopeptidase, which translates to MGAFEIYNVETPEGIKTKMSENLKEKTSEIENKWVYLGIPIVAIALAELMIYSGRKLPGMEIHALVLLGLSFSIIYIKNKDIQKTYQSFLLLPILRLVDFSMPLFYEEKLYNLIFIYCLLAIPVSIAAINQEFTPAQLGITFKKIGIYIPLSIFMGLLLGAGEYIIVGKNPLIQDLSILNIINLTIIMVFLVSPIEEMIFRSVLQTRLEIVLGGREALIVTSILFGLMHSGYGSIYEIFYITLVGAVIGYLYYGTRSLPLVALIHGFMNVFFFGIIPLLL; encoded by the coding sequence ATGGGAGCATTTGAGATTTATAATGTGGAGACTCCGGAAGGCATAAAAACGAAGATGTCTGAGAATCTAAAGGAAAAAACATCCGAGATCGAAAACAAATGGGTTTATCTCGGAATCCCGATTGTAGCTATTGCTCTTGCGGAACTGATGATATATTCGGGAAGGAAACTCCCAGGCATGGAAATACATGCATTAGTTCTGCTTGGGCTTTCCTTTTCCATAATATATATAAAAAACAAGGACATTCAGAAAACCTATCAGAGTTTTCTCCTTCTACCGATCCTGCGTCTGGTAGATTTTTCAATGCCTCTTTTCTATGAAGAAAAACTTTACAACCTTATTTTCATATACTGCCTTCTGGCAATTCCTGTAAGCATTGCAGCCATTAATCAGGAGTTTACTCCCGCACAGCTTGGGATAACTTTCAAAAAAATAGGGATATATATTCCATTATCAATATTCATGGGCCTTTTATTAGGAGCAGGAGAATATATCATAGTAGGAAAAAATCCTCTTATTCAGGATCTTTCAATCCTTAACATCATAAATCTCACCATAATTATGGTATTTCTCGTGAGCCCTATAGAAGAGATGATCTTCCGGTCAGTCCTGCAGACCCGGTTAGAAATAGTATTAGGCGGCCGGGAAGCGTTGATAGTTACAAGTATTTTATTCGGGTTAATGCACTCAGGATATGGGAGCATTTACGAAATATTTTACATAACCTTAGTGGGTGCTGTTATAGGCTACCTATATTACGGAACCCGAAGCCTACCGCTGGTTGCATTAATTCATGGGTTTATGAATGTGTTCTTTTTCGGGATTATCCCCCTTCTCCTTTAA
- a CDS encoding glycosyltransferase family 2 protein, producing the protein MAITIAAIPAYNEAHAIADVIKGCKKYVDRVVVVDDGSTDNTVDIAESLGAYVVRHETNKGYGAALRNCFETARKLDANAMVIIDSDGQHDPSEIPKLLEPLKNGFDLVIGSRFVNGNGKNVPIYRKFGMKVLDIATYIAGGLNVTDSQSGFRAYGKKAIENINLNGTDMSAGSEILIQAKDYKLKFTEVEIHCRYDLEDCSSEHPFIHGPRVLFRILKDMEYRRPLYYFSVPGLIMTSTGFLMGLIFLQDFLMGGSLRFGPTLLMVMLTVIGAFMVFTGIILHAISRMIFLNENIRKQ; encoded by the coding sequence ATGGCCATTACGATTGCAGCCATACCTGCTTATAACGAAGCCCATGCCATTGCAGATGTTATCAAGGGTTGCAAAAAATACGTCGACAGAGTAGTAGTTGTAGATGACGGAAGCACCGATAATACTGTCGATATCGCCGAATCTCTTGGTGCCTATGTAGTTCGTCACGAAACAAATAAGGGATATGGAGCAGCCCTAAGAAACTGTTTTGAAACCGCCCGTAAGCTCGATGCAAATGCTATGGTCATAATTGACTCTGACGGTCAACATGACCCCTCCGAAATTCCCAAGCTCCTTGAACCCTTGAAAAATGGGTTTGATCTGGTAATCGGCTCAAGATTTGTCAATGGCAACGGTAAAAATGTCCCTATTTATCGTAAATTCGGGATGAAAGTCCTTGATATCGCAACCTATATTGCAGGCGGTCTGAATGTAACGGATTCACAAAGCGGATTTCGAGCTTATGGAAAAAAAGCTATTGAAAACATAAATTTGAATGGAACAGATATGTCTGCGGGCTCTGAAATTCTGATTCAGGCCAAGGATTATAAATTAAAGTTTACTGAAGTGGAAATCCATTGCAGATATGATCTTGAGGACTGCTCAAGTGAGCATCCTTTCATACATGGTCCTAGAGTCCTGTTCCGCATCCTTAAAGATATGGAGTACAGACGGCCTTTGTACTATTTCTCTGTTCCTGGCTTGATTATGACATCTACGGGCTTTCTTATGGGATTAATATTTTTACAGGATTTTCTTATGGGAGGATCCCTGCGCTTTGGGCCAACACTCCTTATGGTCATGCTGACGGTTATAGGAGCATTCATGGTGTTTACCGGAATAATACTGCATGCCATCTCAAGAATGATATTTTTAAATGAGAATATTCGAAAACAGTAA
- a CDS encoding glycosyltransferase: protein MKVLEACQEFPNRYYPQLGTFIKQSIDSIANQGVDVTVISPKPFVLPFSVFPYYNFFKLPRIEHTEKYDLHYPRYIYAVPKKYFYPITGFSYSHFIFEYAIKNINPEPDLIHAHFSYPDGYGMMKLAKKWKVPLVISALGTIERKVAYEGSYTSKQIIEAMNFADKILSVSEDLKLHIVNLGINEEKVHVVPNGVNTVKFKPAGKAHARNLLNLPQDKNIVLFVGALRKIKGVDYLIEAAKDFVNTNTNLFMVGRDDGLKKSLEKRAQELKIADHIKFTGPVNHENIPLWISASDILVLPSLSEGRPNVVLEALACEVPVVATDVGGIPELMVDGETGYLVPAKNPEELSRKINKLLENKNQRENMGKLGRKSIIQRELTWEAHAKKTVDIYSELLEKTLK, encoded by the coding sequence ATGAAAGTACTGGAAGCATGTCAGGAATTTCCTAACAGGTATTACCCTCAACTTGGGACATTCATAAAACAGAGTATAGACTCAATTGCAAACCAGGGCGTAGATGTTACTGTCATCTCGCCAAAACCCTTTGTCCTTCCTTTTTCCGTATTTCCATATTATAACTTTTTTAAACTGCCTCGGATTGAGCATACCGAAAAATATGACCTTCATTATCCACGTTATATATATGCTGTCCCCAAAAAATATTTTTATCCCATAACAGGGTTTTCGTACTCTCACTTCATTTTCGAATACGCAATCAAAAATATAAATCCAGAACCAGACCTGATCCACGCACACTTCTCATATCCCGACGGGTATGGGATGATGAAACTTGCAAAGAAATGGAAAGTCCCTCTTGTAATAAGTGCACTCGGAACAATAGAAAGAAAAGTTGCTTATGAAGGTTCCTATACATCAAAGCAGATTATAGAGGCAATGAATTTTGCAGATAAGATTCTTTCTGTCAGCGAGGACCTCAAGCTCCACATAGTAAATCTGGGAATAAACGAAGAAAAGGTCCATGTGGTTCCAAACGGTGTTAACACCGTAAAGTTCAAACCTGCAGGAAAAGCACATGCAAGGAATCTGTTAAACCTGCCACAAGATAAGAATATCGTCCTATTTGTTGGAGCCCTTAGAAAAATAAAAGGTGTGGACTACCTTATTGAAGCTGCAAAGGATTTTGTGAACACAAACACCAATCTTTTTATGGTAGGCAGGGACGATGGCCTGAAAAAAAGTCTGGAAAAAAGAGCACAGGAGCTCAAAATTGCAGATCACATTAAATTCACTGGGCCTGTAAACCATGAGAACATCCCGCTCTGGATCTCAGCTTCGGATATCCTCGTATTGCCTTCACTTTCTGAAGGGAGACCAAATGTAGTACTTGAAGCCCTTGCCTGTGAGGTTCCAGTTGTAGCAACCGACGTCGGCGGGATACCTGAACTTATGGTCGATGGGGAAACAGGGTATTTGGTACCTGCAAAAAACCCTGAAGAATTATCCAGAAAAATTAATAAACTGCTTGAGAATAAAAACCAGAGAGAAAACATGGGGAAGCTCGGGCGTAAAAGCATAATTCAGAGAGAACTGACCTGGGAAGCCCATGCAAAAAAGACTGTGGATATATACTCAGAGCTTTTGGAGAAGACTTTGAAATAA
- a CDS encoding N-acetyltransferase yields the protein MNSTEFKIHNSSKIYGTSVIGKDTVIMENVILGYPEHRVLMEILRQNVEIENFDFPGCTIGPNSIVRAGSTIFSNVKTGKNFKTGHNVMIRENTEIGNNVLIGTNVIIDGHVKIGNNVSIQGNVYIPTNVVIEDNVFIGPCAVLANDKYPIRKKYELKGPVLRKGASIGANATLLPDVEIGEGAMVAGGALVTKNVPAWKLAIGAPARIQELPKDLKELNQI from the coding sequence ATGAACTCTACTGAATTTAAAATTCACAATTCCTCTAAGATATACGGAACCTCTGTAATTGGGAAAGACACAGTAATAATGGAAAATGTGATTCTAGGATACCCTGAACATAGGGTCCTGATGGAAATCCTGAGGCAAAACGTCGAAATTGAAAACTTTGATTTTCCAGGGTGTACCATAGGTCCAAACTCAATTGTAAGGGCTGGCTCAACGATATTTTCCAATGTAAAAACCGGAAAAAACTTCAAAACCGGGCATAACGTAATGATTAGAGAAAATACAGAAATTGGAAACAATGTTCTTATTGGAACCAATGTCATCATAGATGGACATGTAAAAATAGGAAATAACGTAAGCATCCAGGGAAATGTCTACATTCCAACCAATGTTGTTATCGAGGACAATGTATTTATTGGGCCCTGTGCTGTTCTGGCCAACGATAAATATCCTATTCGAAAGAAATACGAATTGAAGGGTCCTGTATTGAGAAAAGGTGCGTCTATCGGTGCAAACGCCACCTTACTTCCCGATGTTGAAATAGGAGAAGGAGCAATGGTTGCAGGGGGAGCACTTGTGACAAAAAACGTGCCCGCCTGGAAACTTGCAATTGGAGCGCCTGCCAGAATACAAGAACTCCCCAAAGATTTAAAGGAATTGAATCAGATATAA
- a CDS encoding DegT/DnrJ/EryC1/StrS family aminotransferase, which yields MIPIAKPLMGKEEVDAVTEVLRSGMIAQGPKVEEFELAFSEYTGCEHGVAVNSGTAALHIALLANGIEKGDEVITSPFSFIATANSILYTGAKPVFADIESDTYNIDPERIQEKITPKTRAILPVHLYGHPADMKAIMEIADDNKLIVIEDACQSHGAECLGKKVGSFGTGAFSFYPTKNMTTSEGGMLTTDDKEIAEKAKMIRAHGSKVRYLHEMLGFNLRMTDVAAAIGLVQLGKLDGFTATRQKNAEILSAGLKGISGIMPPVIRTGCTHVFHQYTVRAEKRDQLATFLKEKEIGTGVHYPISIHKQPFYMELGYRDSLPVAEKAADEVLSLPVHPALSRTDLQKIIDATKEFYVKD from the coding sequence ATGATCCCAATTGCCAAGCCCCTGATGGGTAAGGAAGAGGTTGATGCAGTAACAGAGGTCCTGAGATCAGGCATGATTGCACAGGGCCCGAAAGTCGAAGAATTTGAACTTGCTTTTTCTGAATACACTGGTTGTGAGCATGGAGTTGCTGTGAACTCTGGCACTGCAGCTTTGCACATTGCGCTTCTTGCCAATGGTATAGAAAAAGGAGATGAAGTGATTACAAGTCCTTTCAGTTTCATTGCAACAGCAAACAGCATCCTTTATACCGGGGCAAAACCTGTTTTTGCAGATATTGAATCAGATACATATAATATAGATCCTGAAAGAATTCAGGAGAAAATAACTCCAAAAACCAGAGCAATTTTGCCTGTTCACCTCTATGGGCACCCTGCAGACATGAAAGCGATAATGGAAATTGCAGATGATAATAAGCTTATTGTAATTGAGGATGCCTGCCAGTCCCATGGCGCAGAATGCCTTGGAAAAAAAGTGGGCAGCTTCGGAACAGGAGCATTCAGCTTTTACCCTACTAAAAATATGACAACCAGCGAAGGTGGAATGCTCACTACAGACGATAAGGAAATTGCAGAGAAAGCAAAAATGATTCGAGCCCATGGCTCAAAAGTACGATATCTGCACGAAATGCTGGGCTTTAACCTGCGCATGACTGACGTTGCAGCTGCAATCGGACTTGTACAGCTCGGAAAGCTAGATGGTTTTACAGCAACCAGACAAAAGAATGCGGAGATTCTTTCAGCAGGGTTAAAAGGTATATCTGGAATTATGCCACCAGTAATAAGAACCGGCTGCACCCACGTATTCCACCAGTATACGGTAAGAGCAGAAAAGAGAGATCAACTGGCAACTTTCCTGAAAGAAAAAGAAATAGGAACAGGAGTCCACTATCCTATATCTATTCACAAGCAACCTTTCTACATGGAACTTGGATACAGGGACTCACTGCCTGTCGCAGAAAAAGCAGCCGACGAGGTTCTATCTCTCCCTGTGCACCCTGCATTATCCAGAACTGATTTACAGAAAATAATTGACGCGACCAAAGAATTTTATGTAAAGGACTGA
- a CDS encoding UDP-N-acetylglucosamine 3-dehydrogenase, with the protein MIRVGVIGTGAMGQNHVRIYNEMNDVELAGISDVDQKRVEAMATQFKTKAFTDYKEMLAEGLDAVSVVVPTKLHKQVVLDALEAGVHVLVEKPIADTTENADLMIAAARKAGKILMVGHIERFNPAVIKLKEIINSGILGKIVSISTKRVGPYNPRIRDVGVILDIGVHDIDVISYLYGKKINSVYAIAGADIHSFEDHASIILRMDHNFAGVVETNWLTPHKIRQLTAIGVKGVAYLDYINQTVQLHDNEWIRKAKVEHSEPLKNELTYFIDCATKGKNPNPCGEDGKHALEVAMAAIKSYEEGRLIEVGQ; encoded by the coding sequence TTGATTAGAGTAGGAGTAATAGGTACAGGTGCTATGGGGCAGAACCACGTAAGGATTTACAATGAAATGAATGACGTGGAGCTTGCCGGAATCTCGGATGTAGACCAGAAGCGTGTTGAAGCAATGGCTACGCAGTTCAAGACAAAAGCCTTTACAGATTATAAGGAAATGTTAGCCGAAGGACTTGATGCGGTAAGTGTGGTTGTGCCCACCAAACTGCATAAGCAAGTCGTACTTGATGCTCTTGAGGCAGGCGTACATGTCCTTGTAGAAAAGCCGATTGCAGACACGACTGAAAACGCGGACCTGATGATAGCAGCTGCAAGAAAAGCGGGAAAAATCCTTATGGTTGGGCACATTGAGCGCTTTAACCCCGCAGTTATAAAACTCAAAGAGATTATAAATTCAGGCATTTTGGGAAAGATAGTCTCAATCTCAACCAAAAGAGTAGGACCCTATAACCCGAGAATAAGAGACGTGGGAGTAATCCTGGATATTGGTGTCCATGATATTGATGTGATCTCATATCTTTACGGCAAGAAAATAAATAGTGTTTATGCAATTGCAGGTGCTGACATTCACTCATTTGAAGATCACGCCTCAATTATCCTGCGTATGGACCATAATTTTGCAGGGGTTGTGGAAACAAACTGGCTGACTCCTCACAAGATAAGGCAGCTAACAGCGATTGGAGTTAAGGGAGTTGCCTATCTGGACTATATTAATCAGACAGTACAGCTACACGATAACGAATGGATAAGAAAAGCCAAAGTAGAACATAGCGAACCCCTGAAAAACGAACTCACCTATTTCATAGATTGTGCTACGAAGGGTAAAAATCCTAACCCTTGCGGAGAAGACGGAAAACATGCCCTTGAAGTGGCAATGGCCGCTATAAAATCCTATGAAGAAGGAAGATTAATTGAAGTAGGACAATAA
- a CDS encoding DUF1616 domain-containing protein, giving the protein MRSYMAGNQKFPSDLLLVAGLVILTDIFVLIPVLSGSLIRTALGLPLILFLPGYALIAMLFPEKSGLEGMERIALSVAMSVSIVSLIGLALNYTSWGIKEIPLITSISIFTLIMLATAYVRRNYLPADSKFDVPFKDLAITLLSGIIGKPESRTEKNLRIILALSFLILIGTGVYVVLVPQDKEPYTEFYVLGANGTANDYKTDYIQGESGTYFIGITNNEHRTMDYTMEVRLKNQSLPLPENLQHIRLANNKTLVEPFEITPSVEGDNMKLEFLLFNETEKNIPYKDLRLWINVGEEV; this is encoded by the coding sequence ATGAGGAGTTATATGGCCGGAAACCAGAAGTTCCCATCTGACCTGTTGTTAGTAGCAGGCCTTGTAATTCTTACAGATATTTTCGTACTAATTCCTGTACTTAGCGGAAGCCTTATTCGCACAGCTCTTGGTCTACCACTGATACTCTTCCTTCCAGGATACGCTCTCATAGCCATGCTTTTTCCAGAAAAAAGCGGACTTGAAGGAATGGAAAGGATAGCTCTTTCTGTCGCAATGAGTGTCTCAATTGTGTCTTTGATAGGGCTTGCACTCAATTATACCTCCTGGGGAATCAAAGAGATACCTCTCATAACAAGTATCTCCATATTTACCCTGATCATGTTGGCAACAGCATACGTTAGAAGAAACTATCTACCTGCAGACAGTAAATTTGATGTCCCTTTCAAGGATCTTGCTATCACCCTGCTATCAGGAATAATAGGAAAGCCGGAATCTAGAACAGAGAAAAACCTTAGAATAATTCTAGCTCTTTCTTTCCTTATCTTGATAGGAACTGGAGTTTATGTCGTTCTTGTGCCTCAGGACAAAGAACCATATACGGAGTTCTACGTTCTTGGGGCCAATGGAACGGCTAACGACTACAAAACAGATTATATACAGGGAGAAAGTGGGACCTACTTTATAGGAATAACAAATAATGAACACAGAACAATGGACTATACAATGGAAGTAAGGCTTAAAAATCAATCTCTGCCTCTTCCGGAAAATCTGCAGCATATCAGGCTTGCCAATAATAAGACCCTTGTAGAACCTTTTGAGATTACACCTTCTGTTGAAGGAGATAATATGAAGCTTGAGTTCCTGCTTTTCAATGAAACTGAAAAGAATATACCATACAAAGATCTGCGCCTCTGGATAAATGTTGGAGAGGAGGTGTGA
- a CDS encoding glycosyltransferase, translated as MKYPFVSVVVGIRNEEKFIEECIESLLNLDYPRDSYEIIIVDGMSTDKTRDIVQKYPVTLLLNEKKNVAAARNLGVENARGELVAFTDGDCKADPQWLKTLVHEMQASPDDVVCFGGPNLIFDTDPVFGRVVGYAQESFLGSGGSAQSKNSTKKHYVSSLPNCNAMYKKAAIKEVGGFDERFVVGQDGDLNYRISKKGNKFLYIPNAKVLHHRRGTFKSFSVRMFKYGVWMAELFKKHGEFVRWYAFLPSIAILFAVILLITSIKFFIPSLLLLALMAVYFILVFITSIQVTYKMKSKYGLFTLFIIPVQHVAYGLGFLYSFTNSPLISKDSSCSDI; from the coding sequence ATGAAATACCCTTTTGTTTCAGTCGTAGTAGGTATTCGTAATGAAGAAAAATTCATTGAAGAATGTATTGAGTCACTTCTTAATCTAGATTACCCGAGAGATTCTTACGAGATTATTATCGTTGATGGTATGTCCACCGACAAAACGCGAGATATTGTACAAAAATATCCTGTCACACTTCTTTTGAACGAAAAAAAGAATGTTGCTGCGGCAAGAAACCTTGGTGTGGAGAATGCCAGGGGAGAACTTGTCGCGTTTACCGACGGAGACTGTAAGGCCGATCCTCAGTGGTTGAAAACCCTTGTCCATGAAATGCAAGCTTCTCCAGATGATGTTGTGTGTTTTGGAGGGCCGAACCTGATCTTTGACACTGATCCTGTATTTGGCAGAGTTGTGGGATATGCCCAGGAGTCTTTCTTGGGGTCTGGAGGTTCGGCTCAGTCTAAAAACTCCACAAAAAAGCATTATGTCAGCTCTCTTCCTAACTGCAATGCAATGTACAAAAAAGCGGCAATTAAGGAAGTTGGAGGTTTTGATGAGCGGTTTGTGGTGGGTCAGGACGGAGACCTGAACTACAGAATCAGTAAGAAGGGTAACAAGTTTTTGTATATCCCGAATGCAAAGGTCCTGCACCATAGAAGAGGAACTTTCAAGTCCTTTTCCGTAAGGATGTTTAAGTATGGTGTGTGGATGGCAGAACTTTTCAAGAAGCATGGAGAATTTGTCCGTTGGTATGCTTTTTTGCCTTCGATTGCCATCTTATTTGCAGTCATTTTGCTTATTACTTCTATTAAATTTTTCATCCCAAGTTTGCTTCTTCTTGCACTCATGGCTGTGTACTTTATTCTTGTCTTTATTACCTCAATCCAGGTTACCTATAAAATGAAATCAAAATACGGTCTTTTTACCCTTTTTATTATTCCTGTGCAACACGTTGCTTATGGGCTGGGGTTTTTGTACAGCTTTACAAATTCCCCTTTGATCTCAAAAGACAGTTCCTGTTCAGATATTTAA